A DNA window from Oculatellaceae cyanobacterium contains the following coding sequences:
- a CDS encoding M15 family metallopeptidase: MKLKNIVLISTLSAIVTATAGGKFSWDVSSWQCNLASPGAKQLCLVESVPSIWEGAKSGFIIGGILGVAGCIFISRKQQSLQFQVAQPKPIGEKIISNHSDDVHWDYLSAGILVGAIAFAVSEPVKNQVVKQIKVATAKVPVNIEQLFNNSRSVGNVAICTAEGNCLPDGSGTHSNLYLQGGHVDPGNGVFNRGFCSDQGRGKDNADADNKCVERVKSRLNRITQRLTASGTPPPQHLNAFINATDLWNQASPRVSDNFPQKYNRALQQGMTELAAIKWARVEAFRNWQGQLDAGGLRRVCSNWSFSQKQQVELVGLVFGSEEYMKRCIGYDQSRRADAIAITLHNYGKSAGISQVESTQQLSNIKSTNTKAKDSHTQLSDIQSVNKDIVIDIRYATANNFMGQKVYPVAKCLLKPTVAKKLSNVQQDLAQLGLGLKVYDCYRPLSIQKLMWKIVQDERYVANPATGSKHNRGAAVDLTLIDSNGKELEMPSAFDDFTEKAHRNYTGSSTQALKNSLLLENAMKKRGFKSIPTEWWHFESPDWKKFSVMNVPL, translated from the coding sequence ATGAAATTAAAAAATATTGTTCTAATTTCTACTTTAAGTGCCATTGTTACAGCAACGGCGGGTGGTAAATTCTCTTGGGATGTTTCATCCTGGCAATGCAATTTAGCTTCCCCAGGCGCAAAACAATTATGTCTTGTAGAAAGCGTACCTTCAATTTGGGAGGGTGCTAAAAGCGGTTTTATTATTGGTGGTATTTTAGGTGTAGCTGGTTGCATTTTTATTAGTCGTAAGCAACAGTCATTACAGTTTCAAGTAGCTCAACCAAAACCAATTGGCGAAAAAATTATTTCTAATCATAGCGACGATGTTCACTGGGATTACTTGAGTGCTGGTATTTTAGTAGGTGCGATCGCATTCGCTGTAAGTGAACCTGTAAAGAACCAAGTAGTTAAGCAGATTAAAGTAGCTACTGCCAAAGTTCCTGTAAATATTGAACAGCTTTTTAACAATAGTAGATCTGTTGGTAATGTCGCCATCTGCACTGCTGAAGGTAATTGTTTACCTGATGGTTCAGGAACCCACAGCAATTTATACCTGCAAGGTGGTCATGTAGATCCTGGTAATGGCGTTTTTAACAGGGGTTTCTGTTCTGACCAGGGGCGCGGTAAGGATAATGCTGATGCCGATAATAAGTGCGTTGAACGAGTTAAAAGCCGCCTCAACAGAATAACTCAGCGCCTAACAGCCTCGGGAACACCACCACCACAACATCTCAATGCCTTTATCAACGCCACTGACCTGTGGAACCAAGCTAGTCCCAGAGTTAGCGATAATTTTCCTCAAAAATATAATCGGGCGCTACAGCAGGGAATGACAGAGTTAGCTGCAATTAAATGGGCGAGAGTTGAAGCTTTCCGCAATTGGCAAGGTCAATTAGATGCTGGCGGCTTGAGAAGAGTTTGTAGCAATTGGTCATTTTCTCAAAAGCAACAAGTTGAATTGGTTGGTTTAGTCTTTGGCTCTGAAGAATATATGAAACGCTGCATTGGTTATGACCAATCAAGGCGGGCTGACGCGATCGCCATCACACTTCATAACTACGGTAAATCTGCTGGTATCAGCCAAGTTGAAAGCACCCAACAATTAAGCAATATCAAATCTACCAATACAAAAGCCAAAGATTCCCATACTCAGTTAAGCGATATCCAATCTGTTAATAAAGATATCGTCATTGATATTCGCTACGCCACAGCAAACAACTTTATGGGCCAAAAAGTTTACCCTGTAGCCAAATGTTTGTTAAAGCCAACAGTTGCTAAAAAACTGTCGAATGTTCAGCAAGATTTAGCACAACTTGGACTTGGGTTAAAAGTTTACGACTGCTATCGACCATTATCAATTCAAAAACTGATGTGGAAAATAGTACAAGACGAGCGTTATGTTGCTAATCCTGCCACTGGTTCTAAGCATAATCGTGGTGCAGCGGTAGACCTAACACTGATTGATAGCAACGGCAAAGAATTAGAAATGCCGAGTGCTTTTGACGATTTTACAGAAAAAGCTCACCGAAATTACACAGGTAGCAGTACTCAAGCTCTCAAAAATTCATTACTACTTGAAAATGCCATGAAGAAACGCGGTTTTAAAAGTATCCCAACGGAATGGTGGCACTTTGAGTCACCTGATTGGAAGAAGTTTTCTGTGATGAATGTACCACTGTAG
- a CDS encoding ATP-binding protein — protein MQLTTIAKLAIAPVSLISGLGLLGASFTTTQITQTVTPYSSEQVIVNQPLAEPAKSLLMFGGSAIAVLGTAGGIFAGIEDLKRKNGTQQTNFTQTNAYPQLPYEIAPVPALPPNQQSEQSLRRSPAQPGQGFARPPAQQRPRTTVNQQQRPQTQPSQQQQQQQQRQAPPPTERLPIHYAQPPEANPTASNNPGNVRNPGNARALQPAQNVDKFEEIRNLLLSIPTLLIYGSQGSGKTSKGGWLAAEHMKLGHLVLLVNPLAKWKFFEGIKTYGKGINFKDAADGIMLFVEEANRRLRLSGTSDYNPFFEQHWVLLCDEMTNWEAKMPVDVMTSLIEVCTQLLRQANMSVVFTSHGKTLTCFGGKQAGNGKADVLKRQFTMLRCVSKSDPNIEGGKTCAGYAKLEWLDDDDQERSRKVEIPSGMVPPNPQKTANGVTWYDFRPLLPEEPESIETDDDIINRELENDDDEILAEEEEFTTFSKFVKDNDLRLENFQPPDEWGDI, from the coding sequence ATGCAACTAACAACAATCGCAAAATTGGCGATCGCACCCGTATCTTTAATTAGTGGTTTAGGACTATTAGGTGCAAGTTTTACTACTACTCAAATCACACAAACAGTCACGCCTTATAGTTCTGAGCAAGTTATCGTTAACCAACCCCTAGCAGAACCCGCTAAATCATTACTAATGTTTGGAGGGAGTGCGATCGCAGTTTTGGGGACTGCCGGAGGAATATTTGCAGGTATTGAAGATTTAAAACGGAAAAATGGTACTCAACAAACCAACTTTACTCAAACAAATGCGTACCCGCAGCTTCCCTATGAAATTGCACCTGTACCTGCACTGCCACCTAACCAACAATCAGAACAAAGTTTAAGGCGCTCCCCTGCACAACCAGGTCAAGGTTTTGCACGACCGCCCGCACAGCAACGACCCCGCACTACTGTAAATCAACAGCAACGACCCCAAACTCAGCCTAGTCAACAACAACAGCAACAACAACAACGACAAGCACCACCACCAACAGAACGTTTACCAATACACTATGCACAGCCACCAGAGGCAAATCCAACAGCTTCTAACAACCCTGGAAATGTTAGAAATCCTGGTAATGCACGCGCATTGCAACCTGCTCAAAATGTAGACAAATTTGAAGAAATTAGAAACCTTTTATTAAGCATACCTACCTTACTAATTTATGGTAGCCAGGGAAGTGGGAAAACCAGTAAAGGAGGTTGGTTAGCAGCAGAGCATATGAAATTAGGTCACTTAGTACTGCTGGTAAATCCTTTAGCTAAGTGGAAATTTTTTGAAGGGATAAAAACTTACGGAAAAGGTATAAATTTCAAAGATGCTGCCGATGGCATCATGCTATTTGTTGAGGAAGCAAATCGCAGACTAAGACTAAGCGGAACTTCAGATTACAACCCATTTTTTGAGCAACATTGGGTGTTACTTTGCGATGAAATGACTAACTGGGAAGCAAAAATGCCAGTAGATGTCATGACATCTTTGATCGAAGTTTGTACACAATTATTGCGTCAAGCCAACATGAGCGTTGTGTTTACTTCACACGGGAAAACATTAACTTGCTTTGGGGGCAAGCAGGCGGGGAATGGAAAAGCTGATGTTTTAAAACGTCAATTCACAATGCTACGATGCGTTTCCAAATCAGATCCCAACATTGAAGGCGGAAAAACTTGTGCAGGGTACGCAAAGTTAGAATGGCTAGACGACGATGATCAAGAAAGATCAAGAAAAGTAGAAATTCCTTCAGGAATGGTTCCACCAAACCCCCAAAAAACCGCAAACGGTGTAACTTGGTATGACTTCCGCCCACTACTACCAGAGGAACCAGAAAGTATCGAAACTGACGACGACATTATCAATAGAGAACTAGAAAATGATGATGATGAAATATTGGCAGAAGAAGAAGAATTTACAACTTTCAGTAAATTCGTAAAAGACAACGATCTACGCCTTGAGAATTTCCAACCGCCTGATGAATGGGGCGATATATAA
- a CDS encoding DNA cytosine methyltransferase yields the protein MPPSWATASRPTLPSDAPTAGYLCGGAGIMSAGFEAAGIRSVWNIDRDPNDLKLSDAIADIYESNFDSRVIRRTLQEVAQTGFTELERVAVLVLTQSCKNLSKSNPKQKETEVDIAVATAATKAIQHFLPPVFVAENVPEYAGSESWEIVGNTLEQLGYNITSGVINAADYGVAQDRKRFVAIAVLNAPAIPLPTPLPTPTGTKTGWLSAVSDLLKDAETVYPTEKQLEKVQRLGASFLSEPLLIERVAPWSLPNVKSPVAPCWTIRKSIWLDQRYCSRNNAINIRFPDGTWKNLGVRGAARLCSVPDWFWLPPDEAWSAGSAIGNGVPCLMAQAIALAIKPFVTQVAASTPDDYNLKAGDRARCTSTNPKLNRVAGLVGTVSRWVQDGSKVAWTADNKTTIEYWLEPSDLTPLTTVELNAEKLYQRLHYNLLIDEKYICEKTQLSQHEFKDASNLLQELGVAITDLRFGKTLWSRATDSIDSIFNINLNHLTTEDRTMTVTTENSTATTVEVKTVVTTQTTATTRKVKQPKFRNQHLLENPEIEASAASVISSSFTTIKNSLLGMVEEGRKLIDIKISMYSIHGEKSGERKFRKWLNSSDWGGFGRSWASSALALAEWWMKLPKQVQDWLPTNIQGWSHKAITKLPVASAIGHNFMVALVKRGKQSANDCERALKSKKLKVGHYAVVVERDDWNGEIGKVVDKADDGIITLEFPCGLTIKFAPEKLEKWVEEVPVLAIGDRITVTRDRDWAGQAGTIVDKKEPNGWWVYLDAIAAKGSPTKHLFKTSQLKNLVLTDCAIFANPNELAKDSDWEEINSLYNLSDSDKESVREQAQLLAATEAGEDNEPSVTVGHIKSVLDNFGFQPQSSGSGSGSGAGGSESNDSNDNNNSEKIYTQSEIEALKAEWEKQIRTELLVGLKSELRSQVEQEVANELNAAKTHAQQLTNKYQEALTTLEASKEKINQVQQLENELQAIKAENERLKQFMADEAANPSRWEKTFTQEAEKAINTDLESKYSPLVEKLEEMTKTVEQQNLELQQYRQSVDENKQLKQSVEALQQQLNRKQAEVMKFKQAAVNEPEVEALTLELGEVGEQAGWTGWTARGYRNRNGDRFTGLDAIKAFITDMRGAIAPLEDELVLEF from the coding sequence ATGCCCCCATCCTGGGCAACTGCATCTAGACCAACACTGCCATCTGATGCCCCTACTGCTGGGTATCTGTGCGGCGGTGCTGGCATTATGTCGGCTGGTTTTGAAGCTGCTGGCATTCGCAGTGTCTGGAACATCGACCGTGACCCAAATGACCTAAAACTAAGTGATGCGATCGCAGATATATACGAGAGCAACTTTGACTCGCGAGTTATCCGCCGCACTTTACAAGAGGTTGCCCAAACAGGGTTTACAGAGTTAGAAAGAGTAGCCGTCCTAGTACTAACTCAATCATGCAAAAACCTGTCTAAAAGCAATCCTAAGCAGAAAGAAACAGAAGTTGATATAGCCGTAGCCACTGCTGCAACTAAAGCTATCCAGCATTTCCTACCACCAGTATTTGTTGCTGAAAATGTACCAGAATACGCTGGTTCTGAGTCTTGGGAAATTGTTGGGAATACTTTAGAACAGTTGGGATACAACATTACTTCAGGAGTTATAAACGCTGCTGATTATGGCGTTGCCCAAGACAGAAAACGATTTGTGGCGATCGCTGTTTTGAATGCACCAGCCATTCCATTACCTACTCCATTACCTACACCAACAGGTACAAAAACTGGTTGGCTCTCGGCTGTAAGCGATTTACTCAAAGATGCTGAAACTGTCTATCCAACTGAAAAACAGTTAGAAAAAGTTCAAAGGTTAGGTGCAAGTTTTCTAAGCGAGCCACTACTGATTGAACGAGTAGCCCCTTGGAGCTTACCAAACGTTAAATCACCTGTTGCTCCATGCTGGACTATTCGCAAAAGCATTTGGCTAGACCAACGGTATTGCAGCCGCAATAACGCTATTAATATTAGATTCCCTGATGGGACTTGGAAAAATTTAGGAGTACGCGGTGCTGCTAGGTTGTGTTCCGTTCCAGATTGGTTCTGGCTACCTCCTGATGAAGCCTGGAGTGCGGGTAGTGCTATAGGAAACGGTGTTCCTTGCTTAATGGCACAAGCGATTGCACTTGCTATCAAACCGTTTGTTACTCAAGTTGCAGCTTCAACACCAGATGATTACAACTTAAAAGCAGGCGATCGCGCACGTTGCACCTCCACTAATCCTAAGTTAAACAGGGTTGCTGGATTAGTTGGCACAGTATCACGTTGGGTACAGGACGGCTCAAAAGTTGCGTGGACTGCCGACAATAAAACAACCATTGAGTATTGGTTAGAACCATCAGATTTAACACCACTTACAACAGTTGAACTGAATGCTGAGAAGCTTTACCAACGCTTGCACTACAACCTTTTGATTGATGAGAAATATATATGTGAAAAAACACAACTTTCACAACATGAATTTAAAGATGCTTCTAATCTACTCCAAGAATTAGGAGTAGCAATCACCGATTTAAGATTTGGCAAAACTCTTTGGAGTAGAGCCACAGATAGTATTGATTCAATTTTTAACATAAACCTAAATCACCTTACTACAGAGGATAGAACCATGACTGTTACCACTGAAAATTCAACTGCTACCACTGTTGAAGTTAAAACTGTTGTGACCACTCAAACTACAGCAACAACCCGCAAAGTTAAACAACCTAAATTCCGTAACCAACATCTATTAGAAAATCCTGAAATAGAAGCCAGCGCAGCGTCAGTTATTTCCTCATCCTTCACAACTATCAAAAATAGTTTATTGGGCATGGTGGAAGAAGGGCGCAAGTTAATAGATATCAAAATCTCTATGTATTCAATACATGGCGAAAAATCTGGCGAAAGAAAGTTCAGGAAGTGGCTTAATAGCAGTGATTGGGGCGGGTTTGGAAGAAGTTGGGCAAGTTCAGCATTGGCGTTAGCAGAATGGTGGATGAAGCTGCCCAAGCAAGTTCAAGATTGGCTACCTACCAACATTCAAGGTTGGAGTCATAAAGCTATTACCAAATTGCCTGTAGCTTCTGCAATTGGTCACAACTTCATGGTGGCATTAGTAAAGCGTGGTAAACAATCAGCAAATGATTGTGAGCGTGCATTAAAGTCCAAAAAGTTAAAAGTTGGACATTATGCAGTTGTAGTAGAACGGGATGATTGGAACGGCGAAATCGGTAAAGTTGTTGATAAAGCAGACGATGGAATAATCACTTTAGAATTCCCCTGTGGTTTAACAATTAAATTTGCACCTGAAAAGTTAGAGAAGTGGGTTGAAGAAGTTCCTGTTCTTGCTATTGGTGACAGGATTACCGTAACGAGAGATCGCGATTGGGCAGGTCAAGCTGGAACGATAGTAGATAAAAAGGAGCCTAACGGTTGGTGGGTTTACCTTGATGCGATCGCAGCCAAAGGAAGTCCTACTAAACACTTATTCAAAACCAGCCAACTCAAAAACCTAGTTCTAACTGATTGTGCAATTTTCGCTAATCCTAATGAACTAGCCAAAGATAGTGACTGGGAAGAAATCAATAGTTTGTATAACTTGTCTGATTCAGATAAGGAGAGTGTTCGGGAACAAGCCCAACTACTAGCAGCAACGGAAGCAGGTGAGGATAATGAACCATCTGTTACCGTTGGGCATATCAAATCAGTTCTAGACAATTTTGGTTTTCAACCTCAAAGTTCTGGTTCTGGTTCTGGTTCTGGTGCTGGTGGTTCTGAATCCAATGACAGCAACGACAACAATAACAGTGAAAAGATTTACACCCAATCTGAGATTGAGGCATTAAAAGCTGAGTGGGAAAAGCAAATTCGCACTGAGCTATTAGTTGGACTCAAAAGTGAATTGCGCTCCCAAGTAGAGCAAGAGGTAGCCAATGAACTAAATGCGGCTAAAACTCACGCCCAGCAATTAACCAACAAATACCAAGAAGCATTGACAACCTTGGAAGCAAGTAAGGAGAAAATCAATCAGGTTCAACAACTAGAAAATGAATTGCAAGCTATCAAGGCAGAGAATGAACGCCTAAAACAGTTCATGGCTGACGAAGCTGCTAACCCTAGTCGTTGGGAGAAGACATTCACCCAAGAAGCAGAGAAAGCTATCAATACTGACTTGGAATCCAAGTACTCACCATTAGTTGAGAAGCTAGAAGAAATGACTAAAACAGTTGAACAGCAAAATCTTGAACTTCAACAGTATCGTCAAAGTGTTGACGAGAACAAGCAACTCAAACAAAGTGTAGAAGCACTGCAACAGCAACTTAATCGCAAGCAGGCTGAAGTTATGAAGTTCAAACAAGCAGCAGTTAACGAACCAGAAGTTGAGGCACTGACTTTAGAACTTGGTGAAGTTGGAGAGCAAGCTGGTTGGACTGGCTGGACTGCACGAGGATACCGCAACAGAAACGGTGATCGCTTCACAGGACTAGATGCAATCAAAGCTTTTATCACTGATATGCGTGGCGCGATCGCGCCATTAGAAGACGAGCTAGTTCTGGAATTCTAG
- a CDS encoding GNAT family N-acetyltransferase, protein MLEIIQISSLPQLSYEGDSLISLYQEVFAEPPEYQIWSRSELESIFADYCDRGYLFVAVDGSIPVGFCAIIPFISSSIWCSTASDGFNSIVIDSQQLYSQLEIDAQRAWYIADLGVSSKYRRQSLATELLKVACSGRHPVIIRVSLCRKSAIALYKKLGFQPLNLFQNASYKQTNGEVKAFEKMLMILK, encoded by the coding sequence ATGTTGGAAATTATTCAGATTAGCTCCCTGCCTCAACTATCCTATGAAGGAGATTCTTTAATCAGTCTCTATCAAGAGGTATTTGCTGAACCTCCAGAGTATCAAATTTGGAGTAGGTCAGAATTAGAGAGTATCTTTGCTGATTATTGCGATCGCGGATATTTATTTGTAGCTGTTGACGGCTCAATTCCAGTAGGATTTTGTGCAATTATTCCTTTCATTAGCTCCTCAATTTGGTGTTCTACAGCTAGTGATGGTTTTAATTCCATAGTGATTGATTCTCAACAGCTTTATTCGCAATTAGAAATTGATGCACAACGAGCTTGGTATATTGCAGATTTAGGTGTTAGCTCGAAATACCGTCGTCAAAGTTTGGCAACTGAGTTACTTAAAGTTGCTTGTTCAGGTAGACACCCTGTTATAATCCGTGTTTCCTTATGTAGAAAAAGCGCGATCGCGCTTTATAAAAAGTTAGGCTTTCAACCACTTAATTTGTTTCAAAATGCTAGTTATAAACAAACCAATGGCGAAGTAAAAGCTTTTGAAAAGATGCTGATGATTTTGAAATAA
- a CDS encoding SDR family oxidoreductase, translating into MNKEGRIALITGGSRGIGQAIALQLASEGCHIAFCARGNEFIEETLSKIQFYGVKAYGAVADVTKQDQLEKFIQQSTEKLGKIDFLVCNAGGVFGKGLLESTPSDWEQTFQLNLFHCVNTIRLCVPLMNQQGGGSILLIASISGTKPQPKAQYGCAKAAQIYLAKSLAYELAPYNIRINALSPGSTIFPNGGWEKFQANNPELFAQFAEQEFPQGRLATLPEIAKVATFVLSDRASWINGANIPVDGAQLSPSALGY; encoded by the coding sequence ATGAATAAAGAAGGCAGAATCGCACTAATTACTGGGGGCAGCAGGGGAATAGGGCAGGCTATAGCATTACAATTAGCATCTGAAGGATGCCATATTGCATTTTGCGCTAGGGGTAATGAATTTATTGAGGAAACCCTAAGCAAAATTCAGTTCTATGGGGTGAAAGCTTATGGTGCAGTAGCGGACGTAACTAAACAAGATCAACTAGAAAAGTTTATTCAGCAGAGTACTGAAAAACTAGGCAAAATTGACTTTTTGGTTTGCAACGCTGGCGGAGTTTTTGGAAAAGGATTATTGGAATCGACCCCATCTGATTGGGAACAAACATTTCAGCTTAATCTCTTCCACTGCGTCAATACGATTCGTTTGTGTGTCCCTTTGATGAACCAGCAGGGTGGAGGAAGCATTCTCTTGATTGCATCTATTTCAGGGACTAAACCACAACCCAAAGCTCAGTATGGCTGTGCTAAAGCTGCCCAAATTTATTTAGCTAAATCGCTAGCATATGAGCTAGCACCATATAACATTCGGATTAATGCTTTAAGTCCAGGCTCAACTATTTTTCCGAATGGCGGTTGGGAAAAATTTCAAGCAAATAACCCAGAACTGTTTGCTCAATTCGCAGAACAAGAATTTCCACAAGGACGGTTGGCAACACTGCCTGAAATCGCTAAGGTCGCAACTTTTGTCTTAAGCGATCGCGCTAGTTGGATTAACGGTGCCAATATTCCTGTTGACGGAGCGCAGTTAAGTCCCTCAGCTTTGGGGTACTAG